A window of the Verminephrobacter eiseniae EF01-2 genome harbors these coding sequences:
- a CDS encoding glycine betaine ABC transporter substrate-binding protein, translated as MTMKSNLVARQRRQFLTKTLGGLSALSTLAALSGRSARAQAKPLIKIGFVDGWADSVATTHLAAAIIRTRLGHPVETVPLAAGIMWQGVARGDLDTTLSAWLPVTHEAYLANFKDKVQIVGVNYSGARIGLIVPDYVKIDSLAQLNDARADFDNRIVGIDSGAGIMRKTEEAIKAYGLALRLQPSSGPAMTAELDRAYRANKPIAVTGWMPHWVFAKYKLRFLADPKGIYGGEEHTSNVIHPGLHGKAPAVVALLKKLSWNSEEIGSVMLAIDGGAKPEAAVDKWIADNPARVASWLDPAN; from the coding sequence ATGACCATGAAATCGAACCTCGTCGCGCGGCAACGCCGCCAGTTCCTGACGAAAACCCTGGGCGGGCTATCGGCGCTGTCCACGCTGGCGGCGCTTTCCGGCCGGAGCGCCCGGGCGCAGGCCAAGCCCCTGATCAAGATCGGCTTCGTCGACGGTTGGGCCGACAGCGTGGCCACCACCCATCTGGCGGCGGCCATCATCCGCACCAGGCTCGGCCACCCGGTCGAAACCGTGCCGCTGGCGGCGGGCATCATGTGGCAAGGCGTCGCGCGCGGCGACCTCGACACCACGCTGTCGGCCTGGCTGCCGGTCACGCATGAGGCTTACCTGGCCAACTTCAAGGACAAGGTGCAGATCGTCGGCGTCAACTACTCCGGCGCCAGGATCGGCCTGATCGTGCCCGACTACGTCAAGATCGACAGCCTGGCGCAGTTGAACGACGCGCGCGCGGATTTCGACAACCGCATCGTCGGCATAGACTCCGGCGCCGGCATCATGCGCAAGACCGAGGAAGCCATCAAAGCCTATGGCCTGGCGCTGCGCCTGCAACCGAGTTCGGGGCCGGCAATGACCGCCGAACTCGATCGCGCCTACCGCGCCAACAAGCCCATCGCCGTCACCGGCTGGATGCCGCACTGGGTGTTTGCCAAGTACAAACTGCGCTTCCTGGCCGACCCCAAGGGCATCTACGGCGGCGAAGAACATACCTCCAACGTGATCCACCCCGGGCTGCACGGCAAGGCCCCGGCGGTCGTGGCCCTGCTGAAAAAGCTGTCCTGGAATTCCGAAGAGATCGGCAGCGTGATGCTGGCCATCGATGGCGGCGCCAAACCCGAGGCGGCGGTCGACAAGTGGATCGCCGACAACCCGGCGCGCGTAGCCTCCTGGCTCGACCCGGCGAACTGA